Proteins encoded in a region of the Watersipora subatra chromosome 5, tzWatSuba1.1, whole genome shotgun sequence genome:
- the LOC137397343 gene encoding uncharacterized protein gives MADAELGGETVESRTDASDTDASDTDSEGTCLQNRVETKKLSSSDSASSHQQAINADNNVDVVIISENTVRRSSRLAALKKSNDAMQLMNIIGTTVLDHQNVIDMVRKNIDGVDVSIETLRNDVTELNEFRNQFDSMYEELQVISDNKVDTTVTSMYTEHISELKTVEQHLQQRIKQLEVQQDEEKELQDEEAAMQEMRKQLEEKMRLYKERKQSRQRLAPISVLSLQSSHSSATSTPTKPENRLTTSITEDTTRKRIEPGNARSPQPPPSTRITSSRPAVQIHDLTLQQLQSDELRSHSPVDLPQPREPNPGNVDVKSKTHNDLEPIHQLAQCLVTTMKSTKRTALEPSIFTGNPLEFNDWEIDFEGYIEAEGLVGKEPLRYLKKYVSGEAKDCISGYFTLNSEAAYKDARKQLRRRYGKDSSIARAMRTKLENWPNIGATDGKQLRKYADFLSQIKGAMISVPKLKALNDSDEIEKIAKVLPRWMKTKWVNLSRQLERNEDREADFHDYHSLINEQAEIQNTPLMANDRAPEKTRDDNKRRGKAIQHTTLTTATTDKSVKHCAYCEKDNHDTASCFKLIAMSHRDTIEVFKKKRLCFSCAQPHHMTSQCKDKAKCRKCKGDHLQCLHKSAQDWEETKVNKGKQEPKTVGEQKPPSDTKEKISNAADSSGTTELLNMVVPVYISAANASDKILAYAVLDNGSDSTYIAKDIAKRLKPPSVSEQITVTTLNGKKTSHLSKYKIVVDCFEGAPDGQDHRIEAYEQDVIPCNRMQIPTSKIASSIPLFKEISQLFPPKLDAPIGLLIGRDFAHLLAPHETIIGKENEPFALKTVLGWTLCGGNNEHQRSLHTTLLAQASEFDDIDDRRKMSQNDIKFTKTLENGMERSEDGSITLPLPFKDQPTMPNNKAQAKKRLEQLIHRLKKDPNLKKDYFQFMEEVIKSGHAEKVPDHCTPQGKAWYLPHFGVYHPKKQKLRVVFDASVKFLNRCLNDELLAGPDHINSLLGILLRFRTKHVALSCDIEKMFHNFKVLPEHRDYLRFLWVDPNLTTVTEYRMTVHLFGATSSPGVATFALRKIAAQATNDLPEASKFITRNFYVDDGITSVASVPEAIQLARDATKICGSANLRLHKFVSNSRELLQSIPTTEIAKGVQGLDLCKDKLPAERTLGMEWRTDDDCFTFSSNLLEKPNTKRGILSIVSQVYDPLGLLAPFLLKGKVLMQRACKKVQNWDEAVSEDLAKDWTLWKEQLSNLQDVSIPRCLKPQDFGEVKNTQLHYFCDASLDGYGACAYLRMINKHDKVHVALVMAKSRVAPLKPMTIPRLELQAAVEATRLKNQLQVELDLTVDAEHFWSDSTVALGFISNTEAQYHMFVANRVAEIRRSTDVAQWHHIPGSLNPADLASRGCNLTLLNKSNWWSGPAFLRQLDISEHISDDVDHRKYTQDSVEVKKVKQTLSTVATVKANMDETIKKFSSWKRLVRALALVKAMLKSKSFKKPTLIARDWQEAEDCIVKAEQERLFPEDIKRLKGQEKLAKNSKLLKFTPYLDEKGTMRMRGRVTSPLSYKEINPVILTKSSLAKLLVTHYHQITHHQGHNPTIAALRQAGFWVTGVSTLAKNIVHHCIRCRRNRAKPEEQQMGLLPKERTNLSPPFTHVGIDTFGHFLVKERRTELKRYGVLFTCLYSRALHIEVVDDLSTDSFLQALRRIQAVRGPITTIFSDGGTNFTGARNQLEKDLLSMQDSKIKIYLLANKIQFQINTPTASHQGGIWERQIRIIRSILNGMTTKYDRRMTTEGLRTALYEIMATVNSIPLSTASLSDTEAIITANHLLTMKSQHLPPPPGQFDGTEIYGRSMYRKTQQMAEEFWTTWKAQYLPKIENRPKWEAPRQNIKVGDLVVIVDNNEPRNSWKTGVVVAVHQGSDGLVRKTSIMTGTTDLDTSGKPRHPRVTLDRPVQKLIRIMSAE, from the coding sequence ATGGCCGATGCGGAGCTGGGCGGGGAAACGGTGGAGTCGCGCACTGACGCCTCAGACACTGACGCCTCAGACACTGACAGCGAAGGTACATGTTTGCAAAATCGAGTTGAAACTAAAAAACTGAGCAGTTCGGATAGTGCTAGTAGTCATCAGCAGGCAATTAATGCTGACAATAATGTAGATGTCGTTATAATTAGTGAAAACACTGTTAGACGCTCTTCAAGATTGGCTGCATTAAAGAAGTCCAATGACGCTATGCAGCTAATGAACATTATCGGCACAACAGTCTTAGATCACCAGAATGTTATTGATatggttaggaaaaacattgatGGTGTTGATGTTAGCATTGAAACGTTACGAAATGATGTGACAGAGCTAAATGAGTTTCGTAATCAATTTGATTCTATGTATGAGGAATTGCAAGTTATTTCTGATAATAAAGTTGATACAACTGTTACAAGTATGTACACTGAGCATATCAGTGAGCTTAAAACAGTGGAGCAGCacttacagcaaagaataaagCAATTGGAAGTTCAACAAGATGAAGAGAAAGAGCTGCAAGATGAAGAAGCAGCAATGCAAGAGATGAGGAAACAGCTGGAGGAAAAAATGAGGCTGTACAAAGAGAGAAAGCAAAGCAGGCAGAGATTAGCACCAATTTCAGTTCTTTCATTACAATCTTCACACAGTTCAGCTACCAGTACACCAACAAAACCTGAGAATCGCCTTACAACGAGTATAACAGAAGACACTACAAGAAAAAGAATAGAGCCTGGCAATGCACGTTCACCACAACCTCCGCCTTCCACACGAATCACTTCTAGCAGGCCTGCAGTGCAGATCCATGATCTCACACTTCAACAGTTGCAATCAGATGAGCTCAGGTCGCATAGTCCAGTCGACCTACCACAACCGAGGGAACCTAACCCTGGCAATGTAGATGTCAAGTCAAAAACACATAATGACCTTGAACCCATTCACCAGCTTGCACAATGCCTTGTCACAACGATGAAAAGCACTAAACGCACAGCTCTGGAACCCAGCATTTTCACCGGGAACCCACTAGAGTTTAATGACTGGGAGATTGATTTTGAAGGTTATATAGAAGCTGAAGGCCTTGTAGGCAAAGAGCCACTTAGGTATTTGAAAAAATACGTGAGTGGAGAAGCTAAAGACTGCATATCAGGCTACTTTACACTCAACTCAGAAGCTGCATATAAGGATGCCCGCAAGCAACTGAGAAGAAGGTATGGTAAGGATAGCAGTATAGCTCGTGCTATGCGAACAAAGTTAGAAAATTGGCCAAACATTGGTGCGACAGATGGCAAACAGTTACGCAAGTATGCAGACTTCCTGTCACAGATCAAAGGTGCCATGATTTCAGTGCCAAAACTGAAGGCCCTCAACGACAGTGATGAGATAGAAAAAATAGCCAAAGTACTTCCGCGATGGATGAAAACCAAATGGGTGAATCTTAGCAGACAGTTAGAGAGGAATGAGGATAGGGAAGCTGATTTCCATGATTATCACTCTTTAATAAATGAACAGGCTGAGATCCAGAACACCCCCCTGATGGCAAATGATCGAGCCCCAGAGAAGACTAGAGATGACAACAAAAGACGAGGCAAAGCAATACAGCACACTACTCTAACCACAGCAACAACCGACAAAAGTGTGAAACACTGCGCGTACTGTGAGAAAGACAACCACGACACAGCCTCTTGTTTCAAGCTAATAGCCATGTCACATCGTGACACAATTGAAGTCTTCAAAAAGAAGAGACTTTGTTTTAGCTGTGCACAGCCACATCACATGACTTCCCAGTGCAAGGACAAAGCCAAGTGCAGGAAATGTAAAGGAGATCACCTACAGTGCCTCCATAAATCGGCTCAAGACTGGGAGGAAACAAAAGTCAACAAAGGTAAGCAAGAACCCAAGACAGTTGGTGAACAAAAGCCACCATCTGATACTAAAGAAAAAATCTCAAATGCTGCCGACAGTAGCGGCACAACAGAGCTACTCAACATGGTTGTGCCTGTGTATATTTCGGCTGCAAACGCTTCAGATAAAATTCTTGCCTATGCGGTACTGGATAACGGCTCTGACAGTACCTACATAGCTAAAGACATAGCCAAGAGGTTGAAGCCACCAAGTGTATCGGAGCAGATTACCGTAACAACGCTAAATGGAAAGAAGACTAGCCACTTGAGCAAGTACAAGATCGTGGTGGATTGCTTTGAAGGAGCACCAGATGGCCAAGACCACAGAATAGAAGCATACGAACAGGATGTGATACCCTGCAACCGGATGCAAATTCCTACCTCGAAAATTGCCAGCTCAATACCTCTCTTCAAAGAAATTTCTCAACTCTTCCCTCCCAAATTGGATGCACCAATAGGTCTCCTAATAGGCAGAGATTTCGCACACTTACTAGCACCACATGAGACGATAATTGGAAAAGAGAACGAACCCTTTGCGCTCAAAACTGTTCTGGGATGGACCTTGTGCGGTGGCAATAATGAACACCAGAGGTCACTACACACTACACTTCTTGCGCAGGCGTCAGAGTTTGATGACATTGATGACCGAAGAAAGATGTCCCAAAATGACATAAAGTTCACCAAAACACTAGAAAATGGAATGGAGCGATCCGAAGATGGGTCGATCACTCTTCCACTTCCCTTTAAAGATCAACCAACTATGCCCAACAATAAGGCTCAAGCTAAAAAGAGACTGGAACAATTAATCCATAGACTCAAAAAAGACCCGAATCTGAAAAAAGATTACTTTCAGTTCATGGAGGAGGTGATTAAAAGCGGACATGCTGAGAAAGTTCCCGATCACTGCACACCACAAGGAAAGGCGTGGTATCTTCCACATTTTGGCGTATACCATCCAAAGAAACAGAAGCTACGCGTAGTATTTGATGCAAGCGTGAAGTTTCTAAACAGATGTCTAAATGACGAACTTCTGGCCGGACCAGATCATATAAACAGCTTACTCGGAATTCTTCTAAGATTCAGAACTAAACATGTAGCCTTGTCGTGTGACATTGAAAAAATGTTTCACAACTTCAAAGTTCTTCCAGAACACAGAGATTATCTTAGGTTCCTGTGGGTTGACCCCAACTTAACAACAGTAACAGAGTACAGAATGACAGTGCACCTATTTGGTGCAACTTCATCGCCAGGTGTTGCAACCTTTGCGCTGCGTAAAATAGCCGCGCAAGCCACCAACGATCTTCCTGAAGCCAGCAAGTTTATAACAAGAAACTTTTATGTTGATGACGGAATAACTAGTGTTGCTAGTGTTCCCGAAGCTATTCAACTGGCCCGTGATGCAACAAAGATATGCGGAAGTGCCAACTTGCGTTTACACAagtttgtaagtaatagtagagAGCTTTTGCAGTCAATTCCCACCACAGAGATAGCTAAGGGAGTTCAAGGATTGGACTTGTGCAAAGACAAATTACCCGCAGAGAGAACCTTGGGAATGGAATGGCGCACAGATGACGACTGCTTCACCTTTAGCAGCAATCTGCTCGAGAAACCAAACACTAAAAGGGGTATCTTGTCCATAGTTTCACAGGTGTACGATCCTCTCGGCTTACTTGCTCCTTTCCTTTTGAAAGGAAAGGTTTTGATGCAACGTGCCTGCAAGAAAGTTCAAAATTGGGATGAGGCGGTGTCTGAAGATCTTGCAAAAGATTGGACTCTCTGGAAAGAACAGCTGTCAAATCTGCAAGATGTCAGTATCCCAAGGTGCTTAAAACCACAGGATTTCGGAGAGGTTAAAAACACTCAATTGCATTACTTCTGTGATGCCTCCTTAGACGGGTACGGAGCCTGTGCATATCTACGGATGATTAACAAACACGACAAAGTGCATGTTGCACTAGTCATGGCAAAGTCAAGAGTAGCTCCGCTCAAACCTATGACTATACCAAGACTGGAACTCCAAGCGGCGGTTGAAGCGACAAGACTGAAGAATCAGCTTCAAGTTGAGCTTGACCTGACAGTCGACGCAGAGCACTTCTGGAGTGACTCAACTGTTGCCCTAGGATTTATTAGCAACACTGAAGCACAGTATCATATGTTTGTCGCTAACAGAGTGGCTGAAATTCGGCGTTCTACGGACGTAGCTCAGTGGCATCACATTCCAGGATCTCTCAATCCTGCAGATCTAGCTTCACGAGGGTGCAACCTTACATTGCTCAATAAATCAAACTGGTGGTCTGGACCAGCCTTTTTACGCCAGCTAGATATTAGTGAGCATATTTCCGATGACGTTGACCACCGCAAGTACACACAAGATAGCGTAGAGGTCAAAAAAGTGAAGCAAACGCTGTCCACAGTTGCCACCGTGAAAGCTAACATGGATGAAACAATAAAGAAGTTCAGCTCATGGAAAAGACTGGTCAGAGCCCTTGCCCTTGTCAAAGCCATGCTAAAGagtaaaagtttcaaaaaaccCACACTTATCGCGAGGGACTGGCAGGAAGCAGAAGACTGTATAGTCAAAGCAGAGCAGGAACGCTTATTCCCTGAAGACATTAAACGTCTAAAAGGACAAGAAAAACTTGCCAAGAACAGCAAACTTCTCAAATTCACACCATATCTTGATGAGAAAGGGACAATGCGAATGAGAGGCAGAGTCACATCGCCCTTGAGCTACAAAGAGATAAATCCTGTCATACTGACCAAATCTTCACTAGCCAAGCTCTTAGTTACTCACTACCACCAGATTACTCATCATCAGGGCCACAACCCTACAATAGCAGCACTGCGTCAAGCAGGTTTTTGGGTGACCGGCGTCTCAACTCTCGCCAAGAATATTGTGCACCATTGCATACGATGCAGAAGAAATCGTGCCAAACCGGAAGAACAGCAGATGGGTCTTTTACCAAAAGAAAGAACCAACCTCAGCCCACCATTCACTCATGTAGGCATTGACACCTTTGGCCATTTTTTGGTCAAAGAAAGAAGGACCGAACTGAAGAGATATGGCGTACTCTTCACCTGTCTCTACAGTCGTGCTTTGCACATCGAAGTAGTCGACGACCTGTCAACAGACAGTTTTCTACAAGCTCTTAGGAGAATCCAAGCAGTCAGGGGACCAATCACCACTATTTTCAGTGATGGCGGTACCAATTTCACTGGTGCGCGCAATCAGTTAGAAAAAGATCTACTCTCTATGCAAGACAGTAAAATAAAGATATATCTGCTAGCAAATAAAATACAGTTTCAAATAAACACCCCAACAGCCAGCCATCAAGGCGGAATTTGGGAGCGGCAGATCCGCATTATCAGATCAATTCTCAATGGAATGACAACTAAGTATGACCGTCGAATGACTACTGAAGGTCTTAGAACAGCCCTATACGAGATTATGGCCACTGTTAACAGCATACCTCTCTCAACAGCTAGTCTAAGTGACACAGAAGCAATTATCACTGCTAATCACCTTCTGACTATGAAGTCGCAGCACCTACCACCTCCTCCTGGACAATTTGACGGGACTGAGATCTATGGAAGATCCATGTACCGGAAGACCCAGCAGATGGCGGAAGAATTTTGGACAACCTGGAAGGCGCAATATCTCCCAAAGATTGAAAACCGGCCAAAGTGGGAGGCACCCCGGCAAAATATCAAAGTGGGAGACTTGGTTGTCATAGTTGACAATAACGAACCCCGGAACTCCTGGAAAACTGGAGTAGTAGTGGCCGTCCATCAAGGATCCGACGGCTTGGTAAGGAAGACCTCAATCATGACTGGTACAACTGACCTTGATACCTCTGGCAAGCCTAGGCACCCCAGAGTTACCTTAGACAGGCCCGTTCAAAAATTAATCAGAATTATGAGTGCTGAGTAA